The Chryseobacterium glaciei DNA window AGATTGAACTATAAGTAGATGCAGAAGATAATTCAGAACCTGAACCTTCTACTCTGATACCTGTAGGATATCCTGTAATTACAGCATCATTTAAAGTTAATCTACCGTTTCTTCTGATGTGGATACCGTTTTCATACGTTGATCCTATTCCCGGAGTAAGTACATTTGTGTTTGTTCCTACGATTGTAAGATTATTAACAATAGGATGTGTAAGTAATGCAGTTGCAGTACCTGTTGCATTGTTATCTAATTCAATACCGTTAGTATCAGAAGCACCACCACTTGTAGTGTGTGAAGAACTAGTATCTGCCAAAGCCAATGCGCAAGTAATTGTACCTGTGTAACCATTGTCAAAGTCAAAGTTATCATCTTCTGCTGCAAAAGATACCAAGTTAGTCGCGTTTACAGTACCTCCGAAGAATTCGAAAGAATCATCCTGACCGTAAGAAACCTGGATATGATCTAAAGTAGTACCGCTTCCAACACCCCCCAAAGTTAAAGCATTAACTTCGTTACCAGAGTTAGCACCAGCGAAATCGTAACCAGCGAACTCGATACGAACATATTTCATGATCCCTGCACTATGATTAGAGACAGTACCTCCAAACTGAAAATCTTCTCCCGATAACCCCTCTACAGTAGTGGTAGTTGGTGCGTTTGTAGGAGCAGTCCCCAATAAAACTACACCTCCGAAATCTCCTGCTTCAGCAGTAGTAGATTCTTCTCCGTCCAGCAAATTGTAGCTAGTAAAGATAATTGGCTGAGATGCTGTACCAGTCGCATCAATTGAACCTGTTTTTGTAATGATTAAAACACCTCTACCTTCTCCGGCAGCGTTTGGTTTAGCTTTAATAAATGTTCCAGGTAAGATTGTTAATTTAGCACCGTTTTTCACAGCAATATTACCATCAAGTTCTATCACTCCACTCCAAGTAGTACTCGTAGTAATATCTGCATTAACAGTAGTAACAGGAAGAGCTGAAGCCGTGATATACTCAGCAGACGCTGACTGCATACCAAATGGAGATGAAGAATCTGCTAATGAATCATGTTGACAAGCTGTAAGCGATAAAGCAGCAGCTGCGATTAGAGTTAATTTTTTCATTGTTATAAATTTTTGTGGTCAGGTAGGTTGTTTATGTTTCGGACCTGATGTTTTTATATTAGAAATACCCACCTCTGTATTTCTGCGATTTGGTTAATTTTTTTCGACTTCTGCAATGTATAAGGTGACACATTACGAAGTTTCCCGATTTGTCTAAGCCAGTGTCCGAGAAAAACGACTGACCTCCGGTTTTTGCCTGAATCTTTACTGTTGTTGCGCATCATCAGTAATACTATCAATTCATTCTCAGGTTACCGAAACCTGTACATTGCTGAGCTCTTTTCTTCTATTTTTTTAATGATTTAAAATGTGTAATTCACACTTAAACCAAATATTCTTCCGCTATAGGCACGAAACAAGATCTTATCAATATTCTTGTCGTATTTATCGGTAGCACCCGGCAAAAGCTCCCACATTTCTCTGTCTGTTTGTGAAGCACCACCCTTTGCCACCGAATAAGAATTAAAATTGTTGTAATATTCTTTCACCCTGTTAAAAAGATTCCTGACATTGAATTTTACTTCTAAATTCTTATCTCTTAATAATTTATAGGATATCTGTGCATCTGCTACTGCGTAAGCGCGCTGTATTTCTTCTCCGTTATAGGCATATCCCACTGTGATGTACTGATCGCCTTTGGCATTGTATAAAAAACTTAATCCTAAACGCTCACCGTCATACATCAACCCTAAATTATAAGCATAAGGAGTCTGCCCGTAAAGCGGTCTGTCTACTTCATAGGTATCATCTGCATCTGTTGTTTTTTCCCTGTTTTTAAAAGAGATAACCTTGGTATCGTTGTAGGTAAAATTTCCACTTATAAAAAGTTTTTCAAGAAAGGAATCTGTTGCAATGAAGCCTAAATTTTTTCTTACTTCTGCTTCAAATCCTTTAAGCTTTGCATTTTTTGAGTTTCCGTTATAAAGGAATAAGTTTCCTTCGTTGGAGATAAATCCTTCACGCTCAATCGGTCGGTCGATATTTTTGTAATACAATCCTGCTGAAAAAATTTCACCTAATCCCGGAAACCATTCAAATTTAAAATCATAATTATTGACCACGGATGATACCATTTCTGTATTGAAAATCAATCCGTTTGCTATCGGATCAAAATAGGGCAAACCTGTTCTTTCATTAAACTGAGGACGAATTACCGTTCTGTTATACGCCAGTCTTACATTAATTTTATTGGTCGGACTATACGTAAAGTTGGCAGAGGGCATAAATTGCCAAGGTTTATCTTCTACAGCGGGCTTATTTACATTTTGCGGATCATCCGGATCTATTTGTTGAGAAATCAAACTATATTTAAAATATTCTGCTCTTAATCCCCATACAATCCTGAATTTACTTTTCCAACGATTATCAAACATGATATATCCGGCATGCTGATCCACTTCACCTTCATACTTTTCGTTTTCATAAAGCGGTCTTGTTTGCCATCCGATTCCTCCCGGTACGTAATGTGAGCCGTCGAACCAGTCAGAAAGTGCTCCATCCAATGTGAGTATATTATTTCCGGTCACCTTTTCATCCACCCTCAGCAAAAATTTCTGCTGGATATTCGTATTACTCTTTGATGCACCGGCGTATCCAACTTTTATATCATTTTTAAAACTTTCGCCATTAATATTCCATTTAAATGATGCTCCGTAATTGTAATCTGTCTGCTTGTTTTCAATATAACCTCTTGCAAAATCACTCGAGGAATTATATATTTGGTGATATGCCTGTATCTCATTTCCAATAAAATTATAAAGCGTAGGATGCATTGTATAATCTTTGGTATCGGATGAAACTCCTGTTCGCGCGAAAAACCAATCAATATCTACATTTCCTATTTTGTGGTTTCCTTCCAGTTTATTTTGTAAAAGAGTCTGATAAATAGGATAATTTGTATTATCTGTGTAAGGTTTGTCTAAAGATTTGATCTGTGAAGGATCATTATTGGGTATAATTCCGTGATAAAAATAATTGTATGACAATTCTGCATTACTCGGCAAACCGCTTCCCGATGTATATTCGTTCCAACCGGTGATTCTGGTAAGCGTGTTGTCATAAATATGCGTATAAGAATTACGGAAAGAGATTCTGTTTTTCCCCAATTGCAACCCGAAGTTCAACATTCCGGCAACCGTAGAATTATAGGTGTAAGAAGCTCCCTGATTTTTAAAATTATAAAATTTTACAGGGGTTTGTTGATAATCAGGATCTGCTGGATTGGTAAGATAAGTTGTATCCAGCCAGTTTCCTCTTCCTGTGTGTTCTATGTCTAATTTATTTTGTTCGTTTCTAATCGTTAACGCTCCGGCTAATCCCCATTTATTATTATTTTTAAGCTGAAAAGTCCTTCCTAAAGCCAGTTGCATATTTGAACCTAAATCTGCTTTTGTTGCATAATTGGTAAAATTATCATTCACAAACTGTTTCGACTGTTCAAAAAACAGAGGATTCTCCCAGTTCATTGCTTTAAGACCTTTTGGAAAATCTCTTGTTCCATCGTCATATCCCAAATAATCGTATTGTCCGCGCTGACGAGTCAGAAATTCCTTAAATGTAGAAATATCATTGTAAGAAGTCCCGACAGTTACCGTTGTAAAATCCTGATTAGGAATATCTTTAGTTTTTATTTCAACATAACCTCCTGCAAAACTGGCATTCATGTCCGGTGTAGCGGTTTTGCTTACGATCACGCTTTCCACCATCGCGGTAGGAATAATATCGAACGAGAAATTTTGATTGTAAGCTTCCGTGCTTGGAAGGCTGATTCCGTCCATTGCTGCGGTATTCCAGCGCTCTCCCATCGAACGGACAACCACATATTTATTGTCAATAGTAGTAATTCCCGTTACTCTTTTCAACGTTCCTCCGACATCGCTGTCAGGTGTTTTGGAGATTTGTTCGGCAGAAATTCCGTCGCTCATTTGTGCGGCTTTTTTCTGTAAAGCCAATAATCCAGCTTGGGTATCGGCTTTACGAACTCCCGTGATCACGACTTCTTTGATTTCAGTTATTTTATCTGAAATCGGCTTCATCGCAAATGAAACATTATTCGTTTCGCTATTGCTTACCGACAGTTTTTCTACTCGTAACGCATTGAATTTCGATGCTTTAATCGAAAGAGTATATACTCCGGAAGGTAAATCAATGGCAAAATCACCATTATTATCTGTTGTTATCGTTTTTCCGGCAATCGTTATTTGCGCCCCAACTACGGGATTTCCCACTTCATCAACAATCTTTCCGGAAATTCGCCCGTTTCCCAATACAGAAACATTGGAACCTTCATATTTTATTGAAATAAGATCTCCACGCAAACGAAAAACTACCGGAAGACCTTCTGTAATGTCTTTCAGGCAATTGCTTACAGGAACATTTTCACATTTTACCCCTTTTACTTTTAATTCTTTAATATCCGCTTTAGAATATGCGAGTCTTGTGCCTGTTTTCGTGGCAAATTCTTCCAAAACTTCAATCAACGGTTTGCTTGCAGGAACAGAAAATGATACTTTTTGTACTAATTCCTGCGCCTCTACTGCTGTTACAGTAAAAAACATCGCCGCGATTGTAAAACTACATTTCAAACTTTTCATCCTCTTTTTTAATTAAAATTTTTCTTATTATTTGTTTTTTGATATACTATTTTGCGGATTTTTATTTTTTCAAAATATATGTTTGGTTATCTTTTTCTACTTGCAGACCTAGTATAAATGCCAGTGCTTCTATATTTTCGTCGGTAGTTCCACCCGTAAAGTCTGCCGTGATTTTCTTATCTGAAACTTCTTTAGGATATTTGATATTGATGTCATGATTTTTTTGTAAAACTTCAATCACTTCTTTTAAAGACACATCATTAAAGCTCAAAGACAATAAAGTAGAATGCTTCTTACCCGAATTCTTTTCAGTTGAAAATGAAATAATTGCAGCCGTGCGCGGAATTCCGAAATTGGTCCATTTCTGATGAGGTTTAAGGAAAAATACTGGAACTCCGGTTGATGAAACGGCAACTTTACCTTCATAAAGATCAACCGTCTTGTCATTTCCTGATTGCGAGATTTTAAAAACCGTTCCTAAAACTTTAGTGCTAAAACCATCGGCATTTACAATAAATGGATGCTTTTTAGATTTTGCAACGGAAAATATCGCGTCTCCTTTTAAAGCAACAACTCTAGTATCGGCGGGAAAAGATTTTTCTACCGTAAGCTCAGCACCCGGAAATAAGTTCACCAACGAGCCGTCTGCCAAATGAATTTTTTTGTTCCTAGAATCAGCAACATATACATCCGGTTTAAAGAAAGTATTGTAGGTGAAAATTCCGCCTAATGATAATAACAGAATGATGACCGCCGCAGCCTGATAAATATATTTTTTAAAGCTAATTTTATGATTAGCTATTGTTGGCTCTACAAAATAAGGTTCCAAAGCGAATAAAATTCTCTCCCTGGATTCTTTTATATGAGTTTTATCCAGATCATTTTCAACATGAGCTTTCCATTTTTCCAACACTTCGGTTTCTTTTTGGGAAATCGTTTCTCCTGAAACCTCTCGCTGCCAAAGCCTGAAAACAAAAGCTTCAACATTTTTATATTTAAGACTCTTCATAAATTGTCAATTCACAAGTATTACTATCTGTAAAACTGTGAAAATGAAAAACTTCCCCAAGCCGATTTTAATATTGAATTAACATTAAGGTCGACTTGTTAACCGTTTTAGATGATTTTTAATACATCCTCAACATTCGCTTCATATTTTAATGGAATTTTTCAGAAATAATTAATATTGAATTTGCTAAAGTTCACAAAAAGTTAATTTTGCATTAGGTAATTTTGTCGTGTAATTATGAACCCGACAGACCATACTTTATTAAAGAAAATAAAATCAGGTGACAGACCTTCTTTTATGCTGTTGTACGAACGGTATTGGGATAGTCTTTACCGTTTTGTTTTCGTCAGAACCAGAGATAAGGAGATTTCGGAAGAGCTCCTGCAGAATCTTTGGGTAAAAATACTTGAGGATACAGCCGTAATTCAGACCGATGAGTCAGAAAGCGCAAAAGGCTATTTATTGCGTTATCTTCACTACAGAATCATCGATTATTACAACAGTTATAAAAAAATTCCGCCGATTGTAAGTATTGATGAATCTGATTTTCCTATTGAAATAACCGATACAGAATATTTTGAAATTCTTGAAGAAAATGATATTTCCGCTTTATTCCTCATGATCGATGAAGTGGTTTCTCAACTTCCCGTTACCGAACAAAACGTGTATGACATGAGAATCCGGAAAAATATGTCTGTTGATGAAACAGCAGAAGCTTTGGGTTTAAGTAATAAAACGGTCAGTAATAAATTAAGTAAAGCTTTGGGTGAAATTCGTGAACAGCTGAATCCTGATTACCAATCTTCTAAAAAGCTTATTTCTCTATTAATGCTGATGGAAATGATAACGAAGTATTGAAGTTTGATAAAGTGATTTTACTTCTCTAAACAAATTTTTACATCCAATTTTTGTTGCCCAGAAAACACCCTAATTAAGCTTGTATAATTTCAAATTTTCAGGCTATCCTATATAAAATTTCACATATTTGAGATATAATAAATATCTATCAACTTTAAAAAGGTACTCGATTTCAATTCGATTGTAAATGGAATAGTTATATAATATATTACCTCCGTTGTGCATTATGAATAAAAAAGTTTTTTCGTTTGATTGAAAATCAATATTTATCCAACACAAACCACTTATAATAAGCAATTTAAAACATATTTCACATGCCATATTTCTTGATCATGAAAGATTTTGAATATACAAATACATACTGCGTAAAATTTTAATCAAATAAATAGTTTGATTCTCGGTATAGTGAAATGCCTGTTATGCAATCTACAAAAGTGTAACAAAAAAACTGCATCATGTAGTAAAAAGAGCACAAGATTACTAGCTTATTTTCTTAGCAAAACACATAGATTTGAAGGGTAAAATTAGTGTAATATAATAATCCATTAATAGATAATGTATCATCACTTCAATTATCAGATTTTATTATTGAGACTTTTCTACTAAAAATAAAAAACATATAATTTAAAAAATTCATCTCATGAAAAAACACTTTATTATCGGTGGAATGTTCTTGCTGGTATCCTCTTTTACTTTTGGGCAGATTGGAATAAATACAGCAAATCCCCAAGGAGCATTCCACATTGACGGACAAAAAAATAACCCTGCAACAGGAGTTCCAAATACAACAGAACAATCTGATGATTATGTTGTGACTGCAAACGGAAATGTTGGGATAGGTTTAACGAACCCCACGGCCAAGCTAGAAGTAAATTCAGGAACTGCCGGAGTATCAGGACTAAAATTTGATAATATCAACAACTCGACATCAGTTTCTTCAAACCTTGCATTATTAGGAGTAGATGCAGCTGGAAATGTAGCCACAGCTGCGGGTACAACAGTAGCAGGGGAAATTGGAGATGTGAAAAACTCATTCAGAACTGCAGATTACAATGGCTGGTATCTTTTAAACGGAAGAGCTATTTCTACACTTTCTGCGTCAGCACAAGCAGCTGCCGCAACATTAGGATTTACAACCAATTTACCTGACGCTACTGATAGAGTTCTAAAGACTAAAACTACCTCAGAAAACTTAGGCATTACAGGAGGCTTTAACACACTTACTCTTGTTAGAGCCAATCTACCAAATTTTAATTTCGCGGGGACAATCAGTGGTACCGCATTATCTAACGGAGCTCATACACATACTCCTCCGGCTGGCGCTTTTTTATTAGGAGGTACTCAGATGGGTAATAATGGTACAGGTAATTTTGCTGGTAATGCTCCCGCAGGTGCATGGGGTGGTATAGGTGCGAGTGCTAACACAGCATCAGCGGGAGGCCATACACATACGTTAAGTGGCACGGCAAGTGTACCTTCAGGTGGTACGGGTACACCTTTAGATAACAGATCACCATACTTAGTTGTTAATACTTATGTGTACTTAGGTTTATAATTATCTATTACTTTGTGACCACTTAAAAATTTTCATAATAGTAGAGCTTTCAGTGAGGATTTAACATTCAAGTTCGTTTATTAATGACACCTATAGCGATTTTGTCCCGAAATTCTAAGTCTTCTTTTTTTCAATCCGATGACTATTTCTGCATTATTTTTGTAATCCATTTTACTCACAATCTCTAATCTTTAACTGAAAGCAAATTAGTATCTTAAAGTCTGAGCATTGAGGAAGAGTAAATTAAACAATATCCGTAAATAAATTATAACATATAATCTAATAATAGGTAGCTACAAATCTTTTGAGGTGACATAATAGTCAACGTATCATTACTAAATAAATTCATGTTTAGTTACAGTTTAAAAGCAAATTCAACAATATTTAAATACTATTGAGTTTGCTTATTTCAGTTAATTCGAATCATTATAAATTTTCAGAAGATCAATAATATTCTTAACACCTAATTTAGCATAGATTCTTCTTTTATAGGTACTTACTGTAGATATATTAATATTCAGAATATTAGAAATTTCTAAATTCCCATTTCCCTGAACTAATAGCCTAAAAACTTGCAATTCTCTTTCCGACAAAACTTCTGTTCCATTTTTTTTTGACCGATTAAAAGCCTGATCGATAAGTTTTGACGGGTAATAGTACCCCTGGTCAAAAATAGATTCAACCGCTTTTATCAGTGCTTTTTCACTACATAATTTATTTATAAAACCTTCCGCCCCCTCATGTATATATTCCAGAGCTGCACTTTCTTTAGCAGAGGAAAATATCAGAATCATCAAATCTTCCTGTATTCTCTTTAGCTCTTTTACCATAAATTTAAATGTACTCCCTGGCATTTCAATATCCAAAATGATAAGGTCGAACCTTTCACTCCGAATTTTTTCTTTTACTTCATCATAATTTTCAGCACATTCGATTGAAACGTCACTGAAATGATTTTTCAAAAGCATTGAAGTTCCGAAGGTTACTATATAATGATCATCAGCGAGCAATATTTTTTTATTCATTAATTATATAATTATTTGCATTAAATTAAAATTTTGACAATTGTTCCTCTAGATGTATTGTTATGGAAACTAATTCTGGATCTGATTTTTTTAGCAAGTTGAATAACCATAGGAAGACCCAATCCTTTCTTTGCAAAAATTAAATTCTCATCTCCAATATCTAAAAATAATTGATTGTAATATTCTATCTGATCTGTTGACATTCCTTTTCCTGTGTC harbors:
- a CDS encoding TonB-dependent receptor, which translates into the protein MKSLKCSFTIAAMFFTVTAVEAQELVQKVSFSVPASKPLIEVLEEFATKTGTRLAYSKADIKELKVKGVKCENVPVSNCLKDITEGLPVVFRLRGDLISIKYEGSNVSVLGNGRISGKIVDEVGNPVVGAQITIAGKTITTDNNGDFAIDLPSGVYTLSIKASKFNALRVEKLSVSNSETNNVSFAMKPISDKITEIKEVVITGVRKADTQAGLLALQKKAAQMSDGISAEQISKTPDSDVGGTLKRVTGITTIDNKYVVVRSMGERWNTAAMDGISLPSTEAYNQNFSFDIIPTAMVESVIVSKTATPDMNASFAGGYVEIKTKDIPNQDFTTVTVGTSYNDISTFKEFLTRQRGQYDYLGYDDGTRDFPKGLKAMNWENPLFFEQSKQFVNDNFTNYATKADLGSNMQLALGRTFQLKNNNKWGLAGALTIRNEQNKLDIEHTGRGNWLDTTYLTNPADPDYQQTPVKFYNFKNQGASYTYNSTVAGMLNFGLQLGKNRISFRNSYTHIYDNTLTRITGWNEYTSGSGLPSNAELSYNYFYHGIIPNNDPSQIKSLDKPYTDNTNYPIYQTLLQNKLEGNHKIGNVDIDWFFARTGVSSDTKDYTMHPTLYNFIGNEIQAYHQIYNSSSDFARGYIENKQTDYNYGASFKWNINGESFKNDIKVGYAGASKSNTNIQQKFLLRVDEKVTGNNILTLDGALSDWFDGSHYVPGGIGWQTRPLYENEKYEGEVDQHAGYIMFDNRWKSKFRIVWGLRAEYFKYSLISQQIDPDDPQNVNKPAVEDKPWQFMPSANFTYSPTNKINVRLAYNRTVIRPQFNERTGLPYFDPIANGLIFNTEMVSSVVNNYDFKFEWFPGLGEIFSAGLYYKNIDRPIEREGFISNEGNLFLYNGNSKNAKLKGFEAEVRKNLGFIATDSFLEKLFISGNFTYNDTKVISFKNREKTTDADDTYEVDRPLYGQTPYAYNLGLMYDGERLGLSFLYNAKGDQYITVGYAYNGEEIQRAYAVADAQISYKLLRDKNLEVKFNVRNLFNRVKEYYNNFNSYSVAKGGASQTDREMWELLPGATDKYDKNIDKILFRAYSGRIFGLSVNYTF
- a CDS encoding FecR family protein, translated to MKSLKYKNVEAFVFRLWQREVSGETISQKETEVLEKWKAHVENDLDKTHIKESRERILFALEPYFVEPTIANHKISFKKYIYQAAAVIILLLSLGGIFTYNTFFKPDVYVADSRNKKIHLADGSLVNLFPGAELTVEKSFPADTRVVALKGDAIFSVAKSKKHPFIVNADGFSTKVLGTVFKISQSGNDKTVDLYEGKVAVSSTGVPVFFLKPHQKWTNFGIPRTAAIISFSTEKNSGKKHSTLLSLSFNDVSLKEVIEVLQKNHDINIKYPKEVSDKKITADFTGGTTDENIEALAFILGLQVEKDNQTYILKK
- a CDS encoding RNA polymerase sigma factor, giving the protein MNPTDHTLLKKIKSGDRPSFMLLYERYWDSLYRFVFVRTRDKEISEELLQNLWVKILEDTAVIQTDESESAKGYLLRYLHYRIIDYYNSYKKIPPIVSIDESDFPIEITDTEYFEILEENDISALFLMIDEVVSQLPVTEQNVYDMRIRKNMSVDETAEALGLSNKTVSNKLSKALGEIREQLNPDYQSSKKLISLLMLMEMITKY
- a CDS encoding response regulator transcription factor, translated to MNKKILLADDHYIVTFGTSMLLKNHFSDVSIECAENYDEVKEKIRSERFDLIILDIEMPGSTFKFMVKELKRIQEDLMILIFSSAKESAALEYIHEGAEGFINKLCSEKALIKAVESIFDQGYYYPSKLIDQAFNRSKKNGTEVLSERELQVFRLLVQGNGNLEISNILNINISTVSTYKRRIYAKLGVKNIIDLLKIYNDSN